One genomic region from Candidatus Xiphinematobacter sp. encodes:
- a CDS encoding NAD-dependent epimerase/dehydratase family protein, with product MVLAVPRALIIGCGFIGEVVADLLFQMGWEVCATCRSDLSAGRLSHKPYPIRACDVVQGTSLQLFSELQLDAVFFCASSRGGGAEAYQALYLQGSCNVSKVLRPKKILFASSTSLYAQEDGEIVDEQSPAEPKHLAGKILLEAENAILRTGGTVARLAGIYGPARSVLMKRFLTGQARLEGDGQRWINQIHREDAARALVCLLHAPEGIYNVCDCRPARQCEIYQWLADFFQMPLPREGHENLERKRGHSNKRVSNQKLRDRQWVPHWMSYRDAIPSIASTLVEVQEDYSSSEKVL from the coding sequence ATGGTGCTAGCCGTGCCTAGAGCTTTAATTATTGGGTGCGGGTTCATTGGGGAAGTTGTAGCCGATTTGCTCTTCCAGATGGGATGGGAAGTTTGCGCGACCTGTAGGAGCGATCTATCAGCCGGCCGTCTATCCCATAAGCCTTATCCGATAAGGGCTTGTGATGTTGTACAGGGCACGAGCCTCCAGCTGTTTTCTGAGTTGCAATTGGATGCGGTTTTTTTCTGTGCTAGCTCTCGTGGAGGGGGAGCAGAGGCCTACCAGGCACTGTACCTTCAGGGAAGCTGCAACGTTTCTAAGGTTCTTCGTCCAAAAAAGATCCTCTTTGCCAGTAGCACTTCCCTTTACGCCCAAGAGGATGGGGAGATTGTGGATGAACAAAGCCCTGCAGAACCAAAACACCTGGCGGGTAAAATCCTGCTGGAAGCGGAGAACGCGATACTAAGGACTGGCGGAACCGTCGCGCGACTGGCTGGAATCTATGGACCAGCGCGCAGTGTGCTCATGAAGAGATTTCTTACAGGTCAGGCTCGACTGGAAGGCGATGGCCAGCGCTGGATCAACCAAATTCATCGGGAGGATGCAGCGCGGGCTCTGGTATGTCTCTTACACGCTCCAGAAGGTATCTACAACGTTTGTGATTGCAGACCGGCTAGGCAATGCGAGATATATCAGTGGCTGGCGGACTTTTTCCAAATGCCACTGCCTCGGGAGGGCCATGAAAATCTAGAGCGCAAGCGAGGACATAGCAACAAACGCGTCAGCAACCAAAAACTGCGTGACAGGCAATGGGTTCCACACTGGATGTCGTATCGAGACGCCATCCCCAGTATAGCTTCCACACTTGTTGAGGTCCAAGAGGATTATAGTAGTTCTGAAAAAGTGCTTTAG
- a CDS encoding 30S ribosomal protein S21, whose product MAEVVVRRGEPIDRALKRLKSKIDADGILDEVRRLRAFETPAQKARRKAKNNARRNKMKLRFHVH is encoded by the coding sequence GTGGCTGAAGTAGTTGTTCGTAGAGGAGAACCCATCGATCGGGCGCTGAAACGCCTGAAGAGCAAGATCGATGCGGATGGGATACTGGATGAGGTGCGGCGTCTGCGTGCCTTCGAAACTCCTGCCCAAAAGGCCAGGCGGAAGGCTAAAAATAACGCCAGGAGGAATAAGATGAAACTTCGCTTTCATGTGCACTGA
- the secD gene encoding protein translocase subunit SecD, with the protein MPPILLFAFWLTIVVLLGWYCMEDLAGRRPALGLILSGLLISFCLQQVWPPSKKIPLGLDLRGGSSFLIKLVHLPGERITREMVWQAVEIIRQRIDLLGINEPVIAPQGESRILVQVPGVETPQQIEETKAQLQRMARLEFASIHPESQRLIPLIESGQGIIPPGYTVKKEQFKNPEGSLYTAKRLIRRRPEIAGNHVAAAHIFFDQQGYGVSLRLDNEGAKLFDRLAEAHLGQSLAILLDGQIQSTPILKARHYGGVAQITGNFTEQQARHLANILQNPLRVPVEIEEIRSVSATLGHDSVHQGLFAGLVGLILVMVFTGIYYRLAGLISLFGLAVNMLFLLGMMAMFRFVFTLPGIAGIILTIGMSVDASVLVYERLREELRTKKALDIALRGAYEKAFSAILDANVTTLLAAIILLWQAVGTVRGFAVTLTLGIVTSLFTSLIVTRILFHYLVTRGYLRKLHLLDWIPKWEFDFLENQKLAIGISLLLLISSGVFVALRGKKNFGIDFLGGDLLIMQCQHPTSLKEVDHELGRLGFGTISVQLAHGIGPERLVIQGPKGSSKAIIAALSSTSLNRGLRVIQQDAVGARVGREFATRSTLALGLSVAAILLYVAIRFEFAFALGAIVAVVHDVLITIGLFAFTGGTFSLVLVGATLIIAGYSVNDTIVVFDRIREKWAGGKSLRAIEALINQSINETLGRTILTGGTTLLSVVALYFIGGEILRDFAFTILVGVLVGTYSSVFVAPPIVVWYARRKGGIFGGNYR; encoded by the coding sequence GTGCCGCCTATCCTCCTATTTGCCTTTTGGCTTACCATCGTGGTTCTACTTGGATGGTATTGCATGGAGGATCTTGCTGGGCGCCGACCTGCTCTCGGCCTAATCCTCAGCGGTCTGTTAATATCTTTTTGCCTACAGCAAGTATGGCCTCCCTCGAAAAAAATCCCGTTGGGGCTAGATTTGCGAGGGGGCAGCTCGTTCCTAATTAAGCTAGTCCATCTACCTGGAGAAAGAATTACGCGGGAAATGGTATGGCAAGCGGTAGAAATTATCCGCCAGCGTATCGACTTGCTTGGGATAAACGAGCCCGTTATTGCCCCGCAGGGGGAGAGTCGCATACTTGTTCAGGTTCCTGGGGTAGAAACCCCACAGCAGATAGAGGAAACAAAAGCCCAGTTGCAGCGGATGGCTAGGCTGGAGTTTGCATCCATTCATCCTGAAAGTCAGCGTCTTATCCCGCTAATCGAATCTGGCCAAGGAATAATCCCACCTGGCTACACTGTTAAGAAGGAGCAATTTAAAAACCCTGAGGGGAGCCTTTATACAGCCAAACGCCTTATCAGAAGGCGTCCAGAAATTGCCGGAAACCACGTTGCTGCTGCTCATATTTTTTTCGATCAACAAGGGTACGGAGTAAGTCTTCGCTTAGACAACGAGGGGGCTAAGCTTTTTGATCGATTGGCAGAGGCTCACTTGGGACAATCTCTTGCAATACTATTAGATGGGCAGATTCAATCCACTCCTATTCTCAAGGCACGCCATTACGGCGGGGTAGCCCAGATCACCGGCAACTTTACGGAGCAGCAAGCAAGACATCTGGCAAATATCTTACAGAATCCACTCCGCGTGCCGGTAGAGATTGAGGAAATTCGCAGTGTATCAGCCACATTAGGACACGACTCAGTGCACCAGGGACTTTTTGCCGGGCTAGTGGGGCTAATATTGGTGATGGTGTTTACGGGAATATATTACCGTTTGGCTGGCCTAATTTCTCTCTTTGGGCTCGCTGTGAACATGCTTTTCCTTCTGGGTATGATGGCCATGTTTCGCTTTGTCTTTACGCTGCCCGGAATCGCCGGCATTATTCTGACAATTGGCATGTCTGTGGATGCCAGTGTGCTTGTCTATGAACGTCTGCGGGAAGAGCTAAGGACCAAAAAGGCGTTAGATATTGCCCTCCGGGGGGCCTATGAAAAGGCTTTCAGCGCCATTCTGGATGCCAATGTTACCACACTCCTAGCGGCAATTATCCTCCTTTGGCAGGCAGTTGGGACAGTACGAGGATTTGCGGTAACACTTACACTAGGCATCGTGACATCTCTTTTTACATCACTGATCGTTACCCGCATTCTCTTCCACTATCTTGTCACCAGGGGATATCTCCGGAAACTACACCTGCTGGACTGGATTCCTAAATGGGAATTTGACTTCCTAGAGAATCAGAAGCTAGCCATTGGAATTTCGTTGTTGCTCCTGATCAGTTCCGGGGTATTCGTTGCCTTGCGGGGGAAGAAGAATTTTGGTATCGACTTCCTTGGAGGGGATCTCCTCATTATGCAATGCCAGCACCCCACCAGCCTGAAAGAAGTGGATCATGAGCTGGGCCGGCTAGGCTTTGGGACTATTTCTGTCCAACTTGCGCATGGTATCGGTCCCGAAAGACTCGTCATCCAGGGCCCGAAAGGCTCCTCTAAAGCAATCATTGCTGCCCTCTCTAGCACATCCTTAAATCGAGGGCTGCGGGTGATACAACAGGATGCTGTTGGCGCTCGAGTTGGAAGGGAGTTTGCTACAAGATCAACCCTTGCTCTAGGGCTGAGCGTAGCAGCCATTCTTCTCTACGTTGCCATACGCTTCGAATTTGCCTTTGCTCTAGGAGCAATCGTTGCAGTTGTGCACGACGTTCTCATTACAATTGGCCTCTTTGCCTTCACAGGAGGTACATTCTCTCTTGTTCTGGTGGGAGCTACTCTAATTATTGCTGGGTACTCCGTCAACGACACGATAGTAGTCTTTGATCGCATCCGGGAGAAGTGGGCTGGTGGTAAATCTTTAAGAGCTATCGAGGCGTTGATAAATCAGAGTATTAATGAGACCCTTGGTAGGACTATTTTAACTGGTGGTACCACATTACTTTCTGTGGTGGCACTTTATTTTATTGGGGGAGAAATACTTCGAGACTTTGCTTTTACAATCCTTGTTGGCGTGCTTGTAGGGACTTATTCTTCGGTGTTTGTAGCACCGCCGATCGTTGTTTGGTATGCACGCCGAAAAGGAGGAATTTTCGGGGGAAATTACAGATAA
- the yajC gene encoding preprotein translocase subunit YajC has translation MTPFCTLAQATSVAFQSTTGPAMLNQLVLFVFVVVVFYLLMVRPQQKKHREHQRLLQDLKAGSKVLTNSGIHGLIANVKDKTVVLKVADNVKIEFEKSSIIAVVDTTAGQASQGKIPD, from the coding sequence ATGACACCTTTCTGTACCCTGGCCCAAGCTACCAGTGTAGCTTTTCAATCAACTACTGGACCAGCAATGCTTAACCAACTCGTCCTCTTCGTTTTCGTTGTTGTTGTCTTCTATCTTCTAATGGTACGCCCACAACAGAAAAAACATAGAGAGCATCAGCGTTTACTACAGGACCTCAAAGCGGGAAGTAAGGTCCTTACCAACTCAGGCATACATGGTCTTATTGCTAACGTGAAAGACAAGACAGTTGTCCTGAAGGTAGCAGACAATGTAAAAATTGAGTTTGAGAAGTCGAGTATTATAGCGGTCGTAGACACAACCGCTGGCCAAGCTAGCCAAGGAAAAATTCCTGATTAA
- the efp gene encoding elongation factor P has translation MALANDLRKGMAVRYNKHPAIVLEVQHRTPGNLRAFVQVLIRYISTGRSAEVRFSSTEKVELVEITRQTLEFSYADRHGYHFMEPKTYETISLQEDLVVSIKEYLTENLSVTILKIGDRPVQIELPSSVSLKVIESPEGVRGDSVSNVLKPVTLETGKVVHVPLFIREGQAVKVDTRTGAYLGRSSS, from the coding sequence ATGGCTCTCGCGAATGACCTACGTAAGGGCATGGCTGTTCGTTACAATAAACATCCAGCTATTGTACTGGAGGTACAACACCGGACTCCAGGTAATCTGAGGGCCTTTGTTCAGGTGCTAATCCGCTACATCAGCACTGGGAGGTCAGCTGAGGTAAGGTTCTCCTCTACTGAAAAAGTAGAGCTTGTAGAGATAACGCGACAGACTCTTGAGTTCAGCTATGCTGACCGCCATGGATACCACTTCATGGAGCCCAAAACCTACGAGACAATCAGCCTACAGGAGGATCTGGTAGTTTCCATCAAAGAGTATCTTACAGAAAACCTCTCAGTAACTATCCTAAAAATAGGAGATAGGCCGGTTCAAATCGAATTACCTTCTTCGGTTAGTCTAAAAGTCATAGAATCCCCGGAGGGGGTTCGTGGGGATTCGGTTAGCAATGTGCTGAAACCTGTCACCTTAGAGACTGGAAAGGTGGTCCACGTGCCTCTTTTTATTAGGGAGGGACAAGCAGTAAAGGTCGATACCCGTACGGGTGCCTATCTGGGTCGTTCTTCTAGTTAG
- a CDS encoding KpsF/GutQ family sugar-phosphate isomerase: MDYLERARRVVSIEMEEVCRVGQRLGTSFLDAVNLIKATLQKRGKIVVVGVGKSGHIGKKIAATLTSTGSAAVVLSSLNALHGDLGIVAGGDVVLFLSYSGETEEIVGILPALIRFDVKMIAMTGSINSSLARASDIVLDVAVSREACPLSLSPTSSTTAMLVIGDALAMVLLETNCFSAEDFAKFHPGGRLGRSLLLKVRDVMRTREEMALVLPSATVLEAVQKMTHKRCGCVTVVDSSGYLSGIFTQGDFARHFPSSPDIGGQMVEKFVTRYPVTVIDSQPAAEVLRILRKHRIDDLVVVDTSNRPIGLVDSQDLTRLKLA; the protein is encoded by the coding sequence ATGGATTACTTAGAACGGGCCAGGCGCGTTGTCTCCATTGAGATGGAGGAGGTGTGTCGCGTTGGGCAGCGTTTAGGTACTAGTTTCTTGGATGCAGTAAATTTGATTAAGGCTACCCTTCAAAAAAGGGGGAAGATCGTTGTAGTTGGTGTAGGGAAGTCAGGTCATATTGGAAAAAAGATTGCAGCCACCCTTACTAGTACAGGGAGTGCAGCTGTTGTTTTAAGTTCTCTAAATGCGCTACATGGTGACCTTGGCATTGTCGCCGGCGGGGATGTAGTCCTTTTCTTAAGCTATAGTGGTGAAACGGAAGAGATAGTAGGTATCCTTCCAGCTCTCATCCGTTTTGATGTCAAAATGATTGCAATGACTGGTAGCATCAATTCTAGTCTGGCCAGGGCCAGTGACATCGTATTAGACGTGGCTGTTTCACGGGAGGCTTGTCCGCTCTCTCTTTCTCCCACCTCCAGTACGACGGCAATGTTGGTAATTGGAGATGCGCTGGCAATGGTGCTTCTGGAAACAAACTGTTTCAGCGCAGAAGACTTTGCCAAGTTTCACCCGGGCGGCCGCCTGGGGCGTTCTCTTTTGCTAAAGGTGAGAGATGTCATGCGCACGCGTGAAGAAATGGCTCTTGTCTTACCCTCAGCTACCGTCCTGGAGGCTGTTCAAAAGATGACGCACAAACGGTGTGGGTGCGTTACAGTGGTAGATTCTTCTGGCTATCTATCCGGCATTTTTACCCAAGGTGATTTTGCCAGACATTTCCCTAGTTCTCCTGATATTGGGGGTCAGATGGTCGAAAAATTTGTTACACGTTACCCAGTAACGGTTATTGATAGCCAACCTGCTGCTGAGGTTCTCCGTATTCTTCGGAAACATCGGATCGATGACCTGGTGGTTGTAGACACCTCCAACCGACCCATAGGACTGGTTGACTCACAAGACTTAACACGCCTAAAGCTGGCTTAG